A part of Candidatus Chromulinivoraceae bacterium genomic DNA contains:
- a CDS encoding DUF84 family protein: MKLTICGSMHHIEGMREAEKILAQAGYEVDIPNPREGEVDYHILSDAERASLKNTLIKEHLDKITESDAVFIYNEAKKGVAGYIGGNTLMEMAFAYQQNIEIFLLRPAPDLSYADEILGMQPIVIDGDVIQIDQYFKSLPATYVSSKSPIKLSAVSRGMRKAGIKTQVLPLPTESSVSEQPQNIEETYEGANNRHDALEIATKGKSPSPTYLATVESGLYQVHPNHNSFSSTVVVFEKIGEPRKVGVNVELEYPREMTDKIPSVYPDLGVLVQQEYGSNLKDPFPFFTGGKVNRLQLVETAIFNVAAQLIGETK; the protein is encoded by the coding sequence ATGAAACTGACGATTTGTGGATCAATGCACCATATTGAAGGAATGAGAGAAGCGGAAAAAATCTTGGCCCAAGCTGGCTATGAAGTTGATATTCCAAATCCACGAGAAGGTGAGGTGGACTATCATATACTTTCGGATGCCGAGCGAGCAAGCCTTAAGAATACTCTCATAAAGGAACACTTAGACAAAATTACCGAGTCAGATGCGGTGTTTATTTACAACGAAGCAAAGAAGGGCGTTGCGGGCTATATTGGTGGCAATACTCTCATGGAGATGGCGTTTGCTTACCAGCAAAATATCGAAATATTCCTCCTTCGACCGGCGCCAGATCTCAGCTATGCCGATGAAATCCTCGGCATGCAGCCTATTGTTATTGACGGCGACGTTATCCAAATTGATCAATACTTTAAAAGCTTGCCAGCAACGTATGTGAGTAGTAAAAGCCCCATCAAACTTAGCGCAGTCAGCCGTGGCATGCGTAAGGCGGGCATTAAAACACAAGTGCTCCCACTTCCAACTGAATCAAGCGTCTCCGAGCAGCCACAAAATATCGAAGAAACATACGAAGGGGCAAACAATCGTCACGACGCATTAGAGATTGCGACAAAAGGGAAGAGTCCTAGCCCTACCTATCTTGCGACAGTTGAGAGTGGGCTATATCAAGTGCACCCCAACCACAACTCATTCAGTAGTACGGTCGTGGTATTTGAGAAGATAGGTGAGCCACGAAAAGTAGGCGTCAATGTAGAGCTTGAATATCCACGCGAAATGACCGACAAAATTCCATCTGTCTATCCAGATCTTGGTGTTCTTGTGCAGCAAGAATATGGTTCAAACCTCAAAGACCCTTTCCCATTCTTTACTGGCGGAAAAGTAAATCGTCTGCAACTTGTTGAAACAGCGATCTTTAATGTAGCAG
- a CDS encoding VIT family protein yields the protein MTEKNERSNQKLNWLRAAVLGANDGIVSIAGLVVGVAGASNSASFIFTAGTAGIVAGALSMAVGEYVSVSSQRDSERALLDRQNHEINNSPDEKIQELAAIYEAKGLSSTTAAQVASELSAHDAFRAHADARLGIDPDDLTNPWHAAVASAASFTVGSIVPIVAILLPPATYRVPVAFTSVIIALAITGMLSAKVGGANPIRATLRVVAGGAIAMAATYGVGILFGVSGI from the coding sequence ATGACTGAAAAAAATGAACGTTCAAATCAAAAATTAAATTGGTTACGAGCCGCTGTATTGGGTGCTAATGATGGTATCGTTTCGATCGCAGGTCTTGTTGTTGGTGTCGCTGGTGCATCAAATTCGGCCAGTTTTATATTTACCGCTGGTACAGCCGGGATTGTAGCAGGCGCTTTGTCTATGGCTGTAGGCGAATATGTTTCGGTAAGCAGCCAGAGAGACTCTGAACGTGCGCTTCTTGATCGTCAAAATCATGAGATTAATAATAGCCCAGACGAAAAAATACAAGAACTCGCCGCAATTTACGAAGCGAAGGGTCTTTCTTCGACTACAGCCGCTCAGGTTGCCTCAGAACTTAGTGCTCATGATGCTTTTAGGGCTCATGCAGATGCAAGGCTTGGCATTGACCCAGATGACCTTACAAACCCATGGCATGCTGCAGTAGCTTCTGCCGCCTCCTTTACTGTAGGCTCTATTGTGCCAATTGTTGCCATCCTCCTCCCACCAGCAACGTACCGCGTACCCGTGGCTTTTACATCCGTTATTATTGCATTGGCTATTACTGGTATGTTAAGTGCAAAAGTAGGAGGTGCAAATCCTATCCGAGCTACCCTTCGAGTTGTAGCTGGTGGCGCAATCGCTATGGCCGCTACGTATGGTGTCGGCATCTTGTTCGGCGTTTCGGGTATCTAG
- a CDS encoding HIT domain-containing protein, whose product MFGSVFTTLPEIADRTFDENDLAFAFLTKQPITPGHSLIAPKRVVDKFSDLTNAEELAILDLAKKVRLKLESVFHAEGFNYAWNEGKEYGQSVPHFHLHIVPRSKQDTGITEYEPRQFLYRPGSREDSPENELKTIAESLR is encoded by the coding sequence ATGTTTGGATCAGTCTTCACTACACTTCCCGAGATAGCCGATCGCACGTTCGACGAAAATGACTTAGCTTTCGCATTCTTAACAAAACAACCAATTACTCCTGGGCATTCGTTAATAGCTCCTAAGAGAGTCGTTGATAAATTCAGTGATCTGACGAACGCCGAGGAGCTTGCTATTCTTGATCTTGCTAAAAAAGTCAGACTTAAGCTTGAGAGTGTATTTCACGCAGAAGGCTTTAACTATGCTTGGAATGAAGGCAAAGAATATGGACAATCCGTCCCTCACTTTCATTTACATATAGTTCCACGAAGTAAACAAGACACCGGGATTACGGAATACGAGCCGCGTCAATTCTTGTATCGTCCTGGCAGCCGAGAAGACTCACCTGAAAACGAATTGAAGACCATTGCCGAATCATTGCGATAG
- the mgtA gene encoding magnesium-translocating P-type ATPase, which translates to MIDLSLVKLYQSAPQDILAAVNSTDGGLSAAEAEDRLKLYGLNSIRSKKFNVWKLLWRQIGGNPLVIILASATAISYATGQHTSAYYIFGMIVLSAGLGFWNEFAAERTVRDLLKQVALMAIVSRDGKKMEVPVPELTIGDVVFLSPGSIVPADMRLLEAENLELNQSALTGESKTVYKMSRAFTGQPQGLNDYTNIAFMSTTVASGFGKGVVVAIGKETEFGKIAHVASFIKPETEFQKGLRKFGELIVKVILILTVAIFGINFFLGHAFIDSLLFALAIAVGLTPELLPIIVTISLSHGAGKLAKKHVISKQLIAIENLGNMDILCTDKTGTLTEGRIVVTGTWGSNGKEDPDLIVAGITCNTAIHHHKIVGNAIDVALWEAADKDHIKPDAGSKKVFEEPFDYERRAMFCVVEEHGTRTLIAKGSPDAILALCSKEETEAAHKKVQEFNENGLRLVAIATKTVPAKKDYDWKDMEHATFDGFITFLDVPKKTVASSINKMENLGVELKIVTGDSDLVTKHICEEVGVPVKGIITGADLMKLSNTEQTKIVQEYTVFARVSPSQKLHIIELLRAAGHTVGYMGDGINDIPALHSADVGISVNTAVDVAKDAAPIVLLRKGLDVIAEGIVEGRRTFSNTIKYILMGTSSNFGNMFSAAGASFFLPFLPMSPSQILLNNTLYDVSQVSIPTDNVDPESLRKPRHWDIKFIKYYMLFFGPISSIYDFLTFGMMLWVFHSGQQLFQTGWFVESLATQVLVVFIIRTSRVPFYKSRPSKWLTITCLSVVALGLLLPYSPLSESLGFQMLPPFYFACLLLLVGTYLLLVMYLRKKFLLRFAV; encoded by the coding sequence ATGATTGACCTCTCTCTCGTAAAGCTTTACCAAAGCGCTCCTCAGGATATCCTAGCCGCAGTAAATTCGACCGATGGCGGGCTCAGTGCGGCTGAGGCCGAGGATCGTTTGAAGTTATACGGACTTAATAGTATTAGAAGTAAGAAGTTCAATGTCTGGAAGTTATTATGGCGACAGATCGGCGGCAACCCGCTTGTTATCATTCTTGCCTCTGCTACGGCTATATCGTATGCCACAGGTCAACACACGAGTGCATATTATATATTTGGCATGATTGTACTCAGTGCTGGTCTTGGATTTTGGAATGAGTTTGCCGCCGAACGTACGGTTCGTGACCTCTTAAAGCAAGTAGCGCTGATGGCTATTGTTAGTCGTGACGGTAAAAAAATGGAAGTTCCAGTACCCGAGCTCACGATTGGTGACGTGGTGTTTTTATCGCCGGGCTCTATTGTACCTGCCGACATGCGCCTACTCGAGGCTGAAAACCTAGAGCTAAACCAGTCGGCATTGACGGGAGAATCAAAAACCGTCTACAAGATGTCACGCGCTTTTACTGGGCAACCACAAGGTCTCAACGACTATACTAACATCGCATTTATGAGCACAACCGTGGCAAGCGGATTTGGTAAAGGTGTTGTTGTTGCTATAGGAAAAGAGACCGAATTCGGAAAAATAGCGCATGTAGCCTCGTTTATTAAGCCTGAAACAGAATTTCAGAAGGGATTACGCAAATTTGGCGAACTAATCGTAAAAGTCATTCTAATATTAACAGTAGCTATTTTTGGCATTAATTTTTTCCTGGGCCATGCGTTTATCGACTCGCTATTGTTTGCTCTTGCTATTGCAGTTGGCCTAACGCCTGAGTTATTACCGATTATTGTGACTATCAGCTTGTCACATGGTGCGGGAAAGCTTGCAAAAAAACATGTGATTTCTAAGCAGCTCATCGCTATTGAAAATCTTGGCAATATGGATATCCTCTGTACAGATAAAACCGGTACGCTAACTGAAGGACGTATCGTCGTAACAGGCACGTGGGGCTCTAACGGCAAAGAAGATCCCGATCTTATTGTTGCTGGCATTACATGCAATACGGCCATCCATCACCATAAAATTGTAGGTAACGCTATTGATGTTGCGCTCTGGGAAGCCGCAGACAAAGATCACATTAAGCCAGATGCTGGATCAAAAAAAGTATTCGAAGAGCCGTTTGATTACGAACGTCGCGCGATGTTTTGCGTAGTAGAAGAGCATGGCACACGCACGCTCATCGCAAAGGGTTCGCCAGACGCAATTTTAGCTCTATGTTCCAAGGAAGAGACGGAAGCGGCACATAAAAAAGTACAAGAATTTAATGAAAATGGACTGCGTCTTGTTGCTATTGCGACTAAAACCGTTCCAGCGAAAAAAGACTACGACTGGAAAGACATGGAGCACGCAACGTTTGACGGCTTTATCACATTTTTGGATGTTCCTAAAAAAACAGTTGCTTCCTCCATCAATAAAATGGAGAACCTTGGCGTTGAGCTTAAAATCGTAACGGGCGACAGCGACTTGGTCACAAAACATATCTGCGAGGAAGTTGGGGTGCCCGTTAAGGGCATCATTACTGGCGCTGATCTCATGAAACTAAGTAACACCGAGCAAACAAAAATCGTCCAAGAGTATACGGTTTTTGCCCGTGTATCACCAAGTCAAAAATTGCATATTATTGAATTACTTCGAGCTGCAGGGCACACAGTGGGCTATATGGGAGACGGTATTAACGATATTCCAGCGCTCCATAGTGCGGATGTTGGTATTTCAGTCAATACAGCTGTAGACGTTGCTAAGGATGCTGCACCTATTGTATTGCTGCGTAAGGGGCTGGATGTTATAGCAGAAGGAATTGTCGAAGGTCGTCGCACCTTTAGCAATACCATCAAATACATCTTGATGGGAACGAGCTCCAATTTTGGTAATATGTTTTCGGCTGCCGGTGCTTCGTTCTTTTTGCCGTTTTTACCAATGAGTCCAAGTCAGATTTTATTGAACAACACCCTGTACGATGTATCACAAGTGAGCATCCCAACTGATAACGTTGATCCCGAATCTCTTCGAAAGCCGCGTCACTGGGATATTAAGTTTATCAAATACTACATGCTCTTTTTTGGGCCGATAAGCTCTATTTACGACTTTTTAACCTTTGGCATGATGCTTTGGGTTTTCCATTCAGGACAGCAACTTTTCCAAACCGGCTGGTTTGTAGAATCACTCGCAACACAAGTACTAGTGGTATTTATTATTCGTACGTCACGCGTGCCGTTTTACAAAAGTAGGCCAAGCAAGTGGCTCACCATTACATGTTTGAGTGTTGTCGCATTGGGCCTTCTGCTGCCCTACTCCCCATTATCGGAGAGCTTAGGGTTTCAGATGCTGCCGCCGTTTTACTTTGCCTGTCTACTTTTGCTCGTTGGTACATACCTGTTGCTGGTTATGTACCTACGCAAAAAGTTCTTGCTACGGTTTGCCGTCTAA
- the alr gene encoding alanine racemase, with amino-acid sequence MSIRKSIDSFIRQFEQDFIPQNQIEVSQSAIRHNLSLFSSLTDKQIIPVLKGNAYGHGLALVTQSLKDVNIPYIAVDGYFEALRIREVSKQPVLVMGAISPINFGRMKYDDFTFVVQDVTTVDALGATGKSIKVHLECNTGMNRYGVRRTEINALVRLILSYPNLHLEGVMSHLADSDGEDSMTVDAAVTLFDECVETVLDAGGKPTLFHVAQTAGSLKVHSKYANAMRLGIGLYGINPFSATSPFYKNLHDLKPVLCFTSTVTKVILLEKGDGVSYNYTYKAPKKMKLGIIPAGYYEGVPRALSNVGLIKIGHRYAPIVGRVCMNHTMINLDGIPAKVGDVVEIFSNTTGDRTTVDFIAHDHALFNYSLLTALSGDVRRVLIP; translated from the coding sequence ATGTCTATTAGAAAATCTATTGACTCATTCATACGGCAATTCGAACAAGATTTTATTCCACAAAATCAAATCGAAGTTTCGCAGTCAGCTATCAGGCATAATTTATCACTTTTTTCGTCTTTGACAGATAAGCAAATCATCCCTGTATTGAAAGGGAACGCATATGGACATGGCCTGGCACTCGTTACGCAGTCGCTCAAAGATGTTAATATTCCGTACATTGCCGTCGATGGCTATTTTGAGGCTTTACGCATTCGTGAGGTAAGCAAACAGCCTGTGTTGGTTATGGGGGCGATCTCTCCGATAAACTTTGGCCGTATGAAATACGATGATTTTACGTTTGTAGTGCAGGATGTTACTACTGTCGACGCCCTAGGGGCTACCGGTAAGTCCATAAAAGTTCATCTTGAGTGTAATACTGGCATGAATCGTTACGGGGTAAGGCGTACAGAGATCAACGCACTTGTACGTCTTATCTTATCGTACCCGAACCTGCACCTAGAGGGGGTTATGAGCCATCTGGCAGATAGTGATGGTGAAGACTCTATGACGGTAGATGCGGCCGTAACCTTGTTCGATGAATGTGTAGAGACGGTACTGGATGCCGGCGGAAAGCCGACACTGTTTCACGTTGCGCAGACTGCCGGAAGTCTAAAAGTCCATTCAAAGTATGCTAACGCCATGCGGCTAGGAATAGGACTTTATGGAATTAATCCGTTTTCGGCTACAAGCCCTTTCTATAAAAATCTACACGATCTTAAACCCGTCCTGTGTTTCACGAGTACTGTTACTAAAGTCATTCTATTAGAAAAGGGTGATGGCGTGAGCTATAACTATACCTATAAAGCCCCAAAGAAGATGAAACTTGGCATTATTCCTGCCGGTTATTACGAAGGCGTGCCGCGTGCATTAAGCAATGTAGGGCTTATTAAAATCGGGCATCGCTACGCACCTATCGTGGGCAGGGTGTGTATGAACCATACAATGATCAATCTTGACGGAATACCCGCAAAAGTAGGTGATGTCGTTGAGATATTTAGTAACACTACGGGCGATAGAACCACCGTCGACTTCATTGCCCATGACCACGCACTATTTAACTATAGTCTTTTAACCGCGCTCAGCGGTGACGTGCGACGTGTACTCATTCCTTAG